One Ostrea edulis chromosome 2, xbOstEdul1.1, whole genome shotgun sequence genomic region harbors:
- the LOC125679395 gene encoding uncharacterized protein LOC125679395 isoform X1 yields MEFLVYLICVCWIMLLPSESLSAYALTYKDDVCYGPFNPSPDETFKAIYSGEKTDIICRDLKFNGKDSKWEACVKVEFFQLETCSQRLEYRVDSSRTSHALKSYDCDDTVESIPEFCTSGILYIRVETDKKMMNSKVVYTVYAGKERESPNDSSYLIAPLVFGGVFSVFVASLCYKKYLQKRRQEQRQEGVLYDPNYRPYVTINHHHHYNTADHSEEEEQRTRFSQNYRDSHSQPHEDHISELYRDGYSPSHENNISGLYRDGYSQPHEDNISELYRDGYSPSHENNIFELYRDSYSSSQENNISELYRDSYSPSQENNISELYDHFEEEPDAVSSIHDLPTEQFTPPDTPEQWRANYMMDPPSYDEVMRQKT; encoded by the exons TAACATATAAAGATGATGTATGCTATGGGCCGTTCAATCCCTCTCCTGACGAAACGTTTAAAGCCATTTATAGTGGTGAGAAGACGGACATCATCTGCCGTGACCTGAAGTTCAATGGGAAGGATAGTAAATGGGAAGCATGTGTCAAAGTTGAATTTTTTCAATTGGAAACTTGTTCTCAAAGATTAGAATACAGAGTGGACAGCTCAAGAACAAGCCATGCTTTAAAA TCGTATGATTGTGATGACACTGTCGAGTCTATCCCAGAATTCTGTACATCTGGTATATTGTACATACGGGTGGAGACTGATAAGAAAATGATGAATTCAAAAGTTGTTTACACGGTTTACGCCGGAAAGGAGCGAGAATCGCCAAACG ATTCATCCTACTTGATAGCTCCCTTGGTGTTTGGAGGTGTCTTCTCTGTCTTCGTGGCTTCACTCTGCTACAAGAAATATCTACAAAAGCGTAGACAGGAACAAAGACAAGAAGGGGTTCTTTATGACCCGAACTATCGACCATACGTCACCATAAATCACCATCATCACTACAACACCG CTGATCATTCAGAGGAAGAAGAACAAAGAACAAGATTTTCACAAAACTACAGGGATAGTCATAGTCAGCCACACGAGGACCATATTTCCGAGTTATACAGGGATGGTTATAGTCCGTCACATGAGAACAATATTTCCGGGTTATACAGGGATGGTTATAGTCAGCCACATGAGGACAATATTTCCGAGTTATACAGGGATGGTTATAGTCCGTCACATGAGAACAATATTTTCGAGTTATACAGGGATAGTTATAGTTCGTCACAGGAGAACAATATTTCCGAGTTATACAGGGATAGTTATAGTCCGTCACAGGAGAACAATATTTCCGAGTTATACGATCACTTTGAGGAGGAACCTGATGCTGTTTCGTCCATTCATGACTTACCCACGGAACAGTTCACACCTCCCGATACTCCAGAACAATGGAGGGCAAATTATATGATGGATCCACCTTCCTATGATGAGGTGATGAGGCAAAAAACTTAG